From Pagrus major chromosome 9, Pma_NU_1.0, the proteins below share one genomic window:
- the pknox1.1 gene encoding homeobox protein PKNOX1.1 isoform X1 → MAAQSVSIDKYPKGEQQMQGVATVDSDSEQKFIEGTLAEAPSPAPTEPQTPMDVDKASIYRHPLFPLLALLFEKCEQSTLSSDCITSASFDVDIENFVRSQEKEGKPFFSEDPELDNLMVKAIQVLRIHLLELEKVSDLCKDFCSRYIACLKTKMNSETLLSGDPGSPYSPVTGQVQGFSPTKTQTTSSISGTISPQGQIVVPASALQQGNVTVTAVNPTQVVAGMSPWHTTAPSGGTVYQPVTVVTPQGQVVTQALSPGTIRVQNNQLQLQFHQDLNLFNHDDNSTKNKRGVLPKHATNVMRSWLFQHIGHPYPTEDEKKQIATQTNLTLLQVNNWFINARRRILQPMLDASSSETPKAKKKTPQNRPLQRFWPDSIAAGGGTHQQVTMPDGTMVTMNVEGLQSLTSDGATLAVQQVMLGGHSEDESGDSVDEDDEDMAGLGLDNSDSLQ, encoded by the exons ATGGCAGCCCAGTCGGTTTCCATAGACAAGTACCCAAAGGGAGAGCAGCAG atgCAAGGTGTGGCGACGGTAGACAGCGATTCGGAGCAGAAGTTTATCGAGGGGACGTTGGCAGAGGCGCCCAGCCCGGCGCCCACAGAGCCGCAGACACCCATGGACGTGGACAAAGCCTCCATATATCG ACATCCCCTGTTCCCTCTCCTGGCCCTGCTGTTTGAGAAGTGTGAACAGTCGACGCTGAGCTCCGACTGCATCACCTCGGCCAGCTTCGACGTGGACATCGAGAACTTTGTCCGCAGtcaggagaaggaggggaaacCCTTCTTCAGCGAAGACCCTGAACTCGACAACTTG ATGGTGAAAGCCATCCAGGTGCTGCGGATCCacctgctggagctggagaaggtGAGCGACCTTTGTAAGGACTTCTGCAGCCGCTACATCGCCTGCCTCAAGACAAAGATGAACAGCGAGACTCTGCTGAGTGGAGACCCGGGAAGCCCGTACTCCCCCGTAACAGGCCAGGTCCAGGGCTTCTCACCCACCAAGACTCAG ACCACCAGCTCCATCTCGGGGACCATCAGTCCCCAGGGTCAAATTGTGGTGCCTGCGTCAGCCCTGCAGCAAGGGAACGTTACTGTGACAGCTGTCAACCCCACCCAGGTGGTTGCAGGTATGTCACCTTGGCATACGACCGCTCCCTCAG GTGGCACGGTGTACCAGCCTGTTACAGTCGTCACTCCTCAGGGCCAGGTGGTAACACAGGCTCTGTCTCCCGGGACAATACGCGTCCAAAACAATCAG CTCCAGCTGCAGTTTCACCAGGACCTGAACCTCTTTAATCACGACGACAACTCAACCAAGAACAAACGTGGTGTCCTACCCAAACACGCCACCAATGTCATGCGCTCGTGGCTCTTCCAGCACATcggg cacccGTATCCAACAGAGGACGAGAAGAAACAGATCGCCACTCAGACAAACCTGACGCTCCTGCAGGTCAACAACTG GTTTATAAATGCACGGAGGCGGATCCTGCAGCCCATGTTGGACGCCAGCTCCTCTGAGACACCAAAAGCCAAGAAGAAGACGCCTCAGAACCGGCCACTGCAGCGCTTCTGGCCCGACTCCATCGCCGCGGGGGGAGGAACTCACCAGCAAGTTACCATGCCAGACG GTACCATGGTGACCATGAACGTGGAGGGTCTGCAGAGCCTGACATCAGACGGCGCCACGCTGGCGGTGCAGCAGGTGATGCTGGGAGGCCACAGTGAAGACGAGTCGGGGGACAGCGTGGACGAGGACGACGAGGACATGGCCGGGCTGGGCCTGGACAACAGCGACTCATTGCAGTAG
- the LOC141002038 gene encoding uncharacterized protein — protein sequence MATSLLRLGRLGSLKCLRLESCGVLRGRSAASFCTQAEEPPKPAKKTKAASKTAEAPDERATLLAYKTAVAFPVKLSGPGVFTAQSLGGTEPAAAPETVVAAAAAAAASEAAVAEPEAAEAPAPAAEPDVAQVITEAAPPVVDAAPPVVDAAAPVADAAAAVVDAAPPVVDAAPPVVDAAPPVVDAAAPVADAAVVDAAPPVVDAAAPVAEAAPPVVDAAPPVVDAAAPVVDAAPPVVDAAPPVVDAAAPVVDAAPPVADAASPVADAAPSAAEPLVDASSKTPEDAPVAASTTEDAVPVATASSSDPGDAAADGSSSSSSSDSDSDSDSDSDSDDEKSEVKTETKTSPPVVSESAVKEDAEVQEVTSEVKEDAHEAKVPPQPETTLASVAEAVQEAAAAPSVSSEELVDSAPEICTATEDTPEGAVTSPEVSAEAVEPAPEVMEDVASPAAPDAQVETPAEVVTEVATLEEAPTDAPVETTEAASAEAPVEAAEAPVEAAEAPVEASEAPVEAAEAAEPSEAGVAAEVSAPVESTEELVDPAPVITEAAPVEAVEAPAEVAAEPVEAEAAPAEAAAEAAAEVSAPVESTEELVDAAPVVAEAAGEELQAEAPVEPSEEAAAAAAAAPPEPEEPFDNSTYKNYEHHAYNPFTFADLDVEMAKFRLPQPSALKH from the exons ATGGCGACCTCCTTGCTGCGGTTAGGGCGACTGGGTTCCCTCAAG TGTCTCCGGTTGGAGAGCTGCGGCGTCCTGAGGGGTCGCTCGGCTGCTTCCTTCTGCACTCAGGCTGAAGAGCCTCCAAAACCAGCCAAGAAGACCAAGGCTGCGAGCAAGA cagcagaggCTCCAGATGAGAGAGCAACCTTACTCGCCTACAAGACCGCAGTTGCCTTCCCAGTTAAACTTTCAGGGCCGGGAGTTTTCACAGCACAGTCTCTAGGTGGAACTGAACCAGCAGCCGCCCCAGAAACAGTCgtagctgcagcagctgcagcagctgcaagTGAAGCAGCTGTAGCTGAGCCAGAGGCAGCAGaggctccagctccagctgctgAGCCAGATGTTGCTCAGGTTATCACTGAAGCAGCTCCACCTGTAGTCGACGCAGCTCCACCTGTAGTCGACGCAGCTGCACCTGTTGCCGACGCAGCTGCAGCTGTAGTCGACGCAGCTCCACCTGTAGTCGACGCAGCTCCACCTGTAGTCGACGCAGCTCCACCTGTAGTCGACGCAGCTGCACCTGTTGCCGACGCAGCTGTAGTCGACGCAGCTCCACCTGTAGTCGACGCAGCTGCACCTGTTGCCGAAGCAGCTCCACCAGTAGTTGACGCAGCTCCACCTGTAGTTGACGCAGCTGCACCTGTAGTCGACGCAGCTCCACCTGTAGTCGACGCAGCTCCACCTGTAGTCGACGCAGCTGCACCTGTAGTCGACGCAGCTCCACCAGTAGCCGACGCCGCCTCACCTGTAGCAGATGCAGCTCCATCAGCTGCTGAGCCCCTCGTTGATGCAAGCAGTAAAACTCCAGAAGACGCTCCAGTTGCAGCCTCCACCACAGAAGATGCAGTCCCAGTCGCCACAGCCTCCTCCTCTGATCCTGGTGATGCAGCAGCTGACGgatcatcctcctcctcgtccagCGACTCTGATTCGGATTCGGATTCAGACTCGGACTCTGATGATGAGAAGTCAGAAGTGAAGACTGAAACCAAGACCTCGCCACCTGTGGTGTCAGAATCCGCTGTGAAAGAAGACGCAGAAGTCCAAGAGGTCACATCAGAAGTGAAGGAAGACGCTCATGAAGCTAAAGTTCCACCCCAACCTGAAACTACTCTTGCCTCTGTGGCTGAAGCTGTACAGGAGGCTGCTGCGGCACCCAGTGTTAGCTCTGAAGAGTTAGTAGACTCTGCTCCTGAGATCTGCACCGCCACCGAAGACACTCCAGAGGGCGCTGTGACCAGCCCAGAAGTCTCAGCTGAAGCAGTGGAACCAGCTCCAGAAGTAATGGAAGATGTTGCATCTCCTGCTGCCCCCGATGCCCAAGTAGAAACTCCAGCTGAAGTTGTGACCGAAGTGGCAACTCTAGAAGAAGCTCCAACTGACGCTCCAGTAGAAACCACAGAGGCTGCCTCAGCTGAAGCCCCCGTAGAAGCAGCTGAAGCCCCCGTAGAAGCAGCTGAAGCCCCCGTAGAAGCTTCTGAAGCCCCTGTAGAAGCAGCTGAAGCAGCAGAGCCTTCAGAGGCTGGAGTGGCTGCTGAAGTTTCTGCCCCTGTGGAGAGCACCGAGGAGCTGGTGGATCCCGCTCCAGTCATAACTGAAGCTGCACCCGTAGAAGCTGTTGAAGCTCCCGCAGAAGTTGCAGCCGAGCCTGTAGAAGCTGAAGCCGCTCCCGCTGAAGCGGCTGCCGAGGCTGCAGCTGAAGTTTCCGCCCCTGTGGAGAGCACTGAGGAGCTGGTGGATGCCGCTCCGGTCGTAGCTGAAGCTgcaggagaggagctgcaggcggAGGCCCCAGTTGAACCATCTGAGG aggctgcagcggcggcggcggcggcaccTCCAGAGCCAGAGGAACCTTTTGACAACAGCACTTATAAAAACTACGAGCACCACGCCTACAACCCCTTCACATTCGCCGACCTGGACGTGGAGATGGCCAAGTTTCGTCTCCCTCAGCCCTCCGCCCTCAAACACTAG
- the pknox1.1 gene encoding homeobox protein PKNOX1.1 isoform X2, translating into MAAQSVSIDKYPKGEQQMQGVATVDSDSEQKFIEGTLAEAPSPAPTEPQTPMDVDKASIYRHPLFPLLALLFEKCEQSTLSSDCITSASFDVDIENFVRSQEKEGKPFFSEDPELDNLMVKAIQVLRIHLLELEKVSDLCKDFCSRYIACLKTKMNSETLLSGDPGSPYSPVTGQVQGFSPTKTQTTSSISGTISPQGQIVVPASALQQGNVTVTAVNPTQVVAGGTVYQPVTVVTPQGQVVTQALSPGTIRVQNNQLQLQFHQDLNLFNHDDNSTKNKRGVLPKHATNVMRSWLFQHIGHPYPTEDEKKQIATQTNLTLLQVNNWFINARRRILQPMLDASSSETPKAKKKTPQNRPLQRFWPDSIAAGGGTHQQVTMPDGTMVTMNVEGLQSLTSDGATLAVQQVMLGGHSEDESGDSVDEDDEDMAGLGLDNSDSLQ; encoded by the exons ATGGCAGCCCAGTCGGTTTCCATAGACAAGTACCCAAAGGGAGAGCAGCAG atgCAAGGTGTGGCGACGGTAGACAGCGATTCGGAGCAGAAGTTTATCGAGGGGACGTTGGCAGAGGCGCCCAGCCCGGCGCCCACAGAGCCGCAGACACCCATGGACGTGGACAAAGCCTCCATATATCG ACATCCCCTGTTCCCTCTCCTGGCCCTGCTGTTTGAGAAGTGTGAACAGTCGACGCTGAGCTCCGACTGCATCACCTCGGCCAGCTTCGACGTGGACATCGAGAACTTTGTCCGCAGtcaggagaaggaggggaaacCCTTCTTCAGCGAAGACCCTGAACTCGACAACTTG ATGGTGAAAGCCATCCAGGTGCTGCGGATCCacctgctggagctggagaaggtGAGCGACCTTTGTAAGGACTTCTGCAGCCGCTACATCGCCTGCCTCAAGACAAAGATGAACAGCGAGACTCTGCTGAGTGGAGACCCGGGAAGCCCGTACTCCCCCGTAACAGGCCAGGTCCAGGGCTTCTCACCCACCAAGACTCAG ACCACCAGCTCCATCTCGGGGACCATCAGTCCCCAGGGTCAAATTGTGGTGCCTGCGTCAGCCCTGCAGCAAGGGAACGTTACTGTGACAGCTGTCAACCCCACCCAGGTGGTTGCAG GTGGCACGGTGTACCAGCCTGTTACAGTCGTCACTCCTCAGGGCCAGGTGGTAACACAGGCTCTGTCTCCCGGGACAATACGCGTCCAAAACAATCAG CTCCAGCTGCAGTTTCACCAGGACCTGAACCTCTTTAATCACGACGACAACTCAACCAAGAACAAACGTGGTGTCCTACCCAAACACGCCACCAATGTCATGCGCTCGTGGCTCTTCCAGCACATcggg cacccGTATCCAACAGAGGACGAGAAGAAACAGATCGCCACTCAGACAAACCTGACGCTCCTGCAGGTCAACAACTG GTTTATAAATGCACGGAGGCGGATCCTGCAGCCCATGTTGGACGCCAGCTCCTCTGAGACACCAAAAGCCAAGAAGAAGACGCCTCAGAACCGGCCACTGCAGCGCTTCTGGCCCGACTCCATCGCCGCGGGGGGAGGAACTCACCAGCAAGTTACCATGCCAGACG GTACCATGGTGACCATGAACGTGGAGGGTCTGCAGAGCCTGACATCAGACGGCGCCACGCTGGCGGTGCAGCAGGTGATGCTGGGAGGCCACAGTGAAGACGAGTCGGGGGACAGCGTGGACGAGGACGACGAGGACATGGCCGGGCTGGGCCTGGACAACAGCGACTCATTGCAGTAG